ACTTCGCCGTGAACGAGCGCAACTTCTTCAGCAAGTAATTGTAGTTGGAGGCCAGCTTCTTCACCTCCAAGTACGGGCCGGAAGTTAGATGCCCGTAGTCCAGTATCATCCATTCGCCCGTTGTAATACACCAGGTGAACAGTGAACGACACTGGTAGATCTTCCGATGCGTTTGGCAGTCGATGGTGGCTGAACAGTTCTGGCACGGTTTGGGTTTACTGTTGCCAATATCGTTGGCCGTAAACTGCAGCACCGTGGTGCAGGTTATCGTTTCCGTTAGAGGACATACCTGTAAATGAACCTTGCGAGTTCAATCTATGCCCACAACCCCTTCTCATTGAACGCTTGTACTTACGTGCGTTAGTTCATACGCCGAATCCAACAGGATTCCATACTTTTTGCTTTCCTGTGCGCAGATATAGTTGGCCACGTGGAACGAAAACACTTCCATGTCGAAAGAATTTTGCGTAACTACTACTGCCGGACAATTGAGCTTATCGAACGAGGCCTGTGAGATGATTTGCATCTTCGAGTAACAGGAACCGTGCACCTCCATTGGCAGTGAGGCATGATAGCCGGGCGAAATGCAGTCATCTACAAATAAAGGTAAAAACAAAGATCATATGAGCTTGTTTCATTAACCGCGATATCATTAAACCGTGGCCCTTACCATCCTCCATCGTTACCACGGAGTTGGCATCATCCTCCTCGACGTAGATTTTGACTATCCTTTTCGTACAGGTCGGCATTTCGGTTGCCGTTTTCGATGATCCGGACGATGCATCGACGCTGCCGGACCGCTTGATCGGTAGCTGATTATCACCATTGATGTTATTTTCGTTGTTTGACTcgtccaacagcagcaactcaTTTGCCATCCTTTTTGCACTTATCTTCTGGACCGCATCCATGAAAAACTTCGGAATGTCTGGAGTGCCTGTCTCGCCGCTCGAACCTGCTGGAATGCCATTGCCGGGCGAAAGTATCTGTATGTAGTCGCGCGGATCGATTGAAACATTGCGTTTCATCGGTTTCATCGGAGCACCaactgcggctgctgccgcgGAGGCACCCGGCGcaattccaccaccaccagtgcCACCAGCGACCAGCACTACTGAACCACAACCGGGCTGCCCTTGCGATGACGGTGAGCGATGTCGATAGTACGAAGGCGAACGAATACCAGGCGGTGAGCGCAGATATCTATTACCAACCGGCGAACCACACGGTGATCGGAATCCATGGTTTGGTGAGGCTCGATGCAGATGATGAGTAGTTGAGATTAGATCCGCATAGCTGGCATGATAATGTGACGCACTATAACCGGGCGCTGTAACGCGGGCCCGGATTTGGTTTCGCAACCGGTTGAACGGTTCGATGTTTTCCTCGCTGGTGGGTTCCTCGGAAAATTCATACTTCTTGTCGGCCAGACGTCGTTTGCGAAAGGCGCTTATCTTTTCGCAACGCTCATTATCCTCCGAGAATTCGTAGGCTTTCGCAGCAGAATCGGTGTCCGGCTCGAGGCCGGACGCTTCGGAAGTGACTTGGAAGTTTGCACCATTGGCACCGTTTACAACGCATTGCTGTAAGGGCAGCTTTGACTGTTGGTGAGCAATTTGCGCGTTAGGAACATAGGACGAGTCGGTCAGATCGAATCGTCGTCGCAGTGGCGATCGCGAAATTGATGGTGCCAGCGCAGTGGTTGAGGAACTAGCCGTAAATGACATATCACACATGGGTACAGAGGGCGAACTACCGCCGCATTGCAGATCGACGCGAGTTACGAAAGATTTGCGCGGTGGTGGAACGATCGATACCGGTTTCGCCGACGGACCCGCCATAGCAACGGACGACGCCGAACACGAcgcaccaccgccaccaccaccggcgggTGCGCTATCAAGTCTTAGCTCTATGTTTGTGTTGTTACGATGGTTCATCAGTCGCACTTGCGCCATACCCGGTTCGGTGGTTGATTCCTGCTGCGCCGCGGAAGCAATCGGCGAGGTAATGATGAGCTCGTCAAAGTTATCCGGATAGCTTCGAATGGAACACTTCGTTTCGTACATATCAGTCTCGTATTCTGCGAAATCCGCAATGATTTGTTCCGCAATGCTCAGTTCCGGATTGAGCAGTGTAGTAGCAGTGGCCGGCCCTTCGCAGACTTTTGCCGACGTTTCAACTTCACTCTTCTTCACACCGCTGCTTTCGTGTTGCTTCGGGACGGCGGATGCGTTGCAGGGCGCCATCTTTTTGCACTCGTCTGGCAGCGCATCCTTCTGCGGGATGACATTTCCCAAATACTTGGAGCTCAGTGTGGCGGAGTGGCCCACACATTCTTGGCTTCGGCTTGTGTCCAGCTTCACATTGATGGTGTGAATGATGCTGTTCTCACTCATAATCACGTATCCAGGACAGTTGAGATTGAAGTTCGGATTAAACCGAGGACCTGAATCGGTACCACGGTACTTCATGTGGATCGTCATGTTACAGCCAATGCACAGAATATCCTGCCGCTGTTCGTCACCTTCGTGCGCATCGCGTACCTGTTTGCAGTCGAGACAGCCCAGCTTCGGTACGCGCACCATCGTCACGTACGATTCCGAATCTTCGTTCAAATTACCACCGTGCACGATCAGCAGTTGGCCGTCCGTCTTCCATTGCGTTATCGATACGGACTTAATTTCGCCCACTCCGTGGTCGTCAAAAAGGCAAACGTGAAAATATTTACTCAACAACACATGCGGCCTGTAAATCCAAAAGTAAAGCCTACGGAGAAAGAGCGGATAGTCAAAGTAAGGGTTGATAATCATCGGGAGTGCAAGACTACGGTTAAGACCTACTCATATTTGTGGATGGAGGAGAAATCATTCGCAAACGCTTCATCATAGTCGTACGATAGTTTGTAACTGAGCAGAAACTGTCCACAGCTGGTCAAGCCCATGAAGATATGTCTGGagggtgcaaaacaaaagagtAATATACGCATTCGTACTAGTGATTCACCGCAGCACTAAATTTCACTTACCCACTCAAAAAACAGTACGGTACAATACTTTTCAGACAGAACTGTAACTGTTCTGGCACCTCCTGAAATGGTAGCTGGTGGGACCGCTTGTTTAACCCCGTGGAGAGGTAGCCCGAATGCTCCCGGTTCAGCACCTTCAGCAAAACATTCTGCGtaccgttgctgctgttggatCGGGTAAAGAACCGATGTCCGTCCAACGAGCGCAACCGTTGCATTTGGCTAATCCGATCCACTTCCTCATCAAAGGGTGATCGGTTTGGATCCATGCTGCTACTATTTGCCTAGTTACTTCTGTGCACTGTATATTGCATCCTACTACTAGTTCATCTTTTCACCAAACCTTTACCAAACAACCACTGTTGCACAAGTGTTGCCGAAGCCTGATTCGATGTGTCCTTCGCGACGCTCTGTtttacacggaaaatgcaACTCTGTCTggcaatgatgatggtggcgatgatgatgatgatctaCCCACCGAGCAGCAGAACAGAAGTGCGGTGTATGTGGGCAGCTCGTGCGTAAAGGAAAAAAGGCTTTCTTTACGTTATGGGAGTACCGTATCACCCGCACCTCACCGTGCAGTATGCATATTTGCGATTGATTCCACTGTTGAAGCAATTTGCTTCGCTTCTAACCGTATTTTTCACGAACCTTTCTGCCCAGTGTCGATACAGCAGAGTTTCGTGTTGTTTTCTGCTTCTCTTACCTCCTGATGCCCGTCGTAACTTCTCTTCATCGATACAtgacgcacgcacacacattgaCAGTCGTTAACGTCAAGCGTGTTCTTgtcaaaaaacaacaacaaaattgcCAAAACGCTTTTCCCACAATCACGGGAATTGTTCCGCGAATGCTCAACGAGCTTTTTACAAGGAATTTTACAAATACACCGCGGTTTTCTACATTTCCAAGTCTGCTGTAACGCCCatggtttatttctttttcgctcAATGCCTTGATCCTGATTTGGTTAGAGGTCCTTTTTCTTCATCCGGAAAACCGATAACTCTTTCTTCATGACAAAAATCCAACAAAATTGGTTGAATCACATCGTGCCTTGAAAAATCCTTCGAATAGCCGGCAACGTCTGACGATTGGTTAGTTACCTATAATGTTGCTTGTTTGATATTTAGTTCTAGATCTTTTCGCTCGTGTTTCATATTGTATGC
The Anopheles moucheti chromosome 2, idAnoMoucSN_F20_07, whole genome shotgun sequence genome window above contains:
- the LOC128310088 gene encoding uncharacterized protein LOC128310088, producing the protein MDPNRSPFDEEVDRISQMQRLRSLDGHRFFTRSNSSNGTQNVLLKVLNREHSGYLSTGLNKRSHQLPFQEVPEQLQFCLKSIVPYCFLSGHIFMGLTSCGQFLLSYKLSYDYDEAFANDFSSIHKYELYFWIYRPHVLLSKYFHVCLFDDHGVGEIKSVSITQWKTDGQLLIVHGGNLNEDSESYVTMVRVPKLGCLDCKQVRDAHEGDEQRQDILCIGCNMTIHMKYRGTDSGPRFNPNFNLNCPGYVIMSENSIIHTINVKLDTSRSQECVGHSATLSSKYLGNVIPQKDALPDECKKMAPCNASAVPKQHESSGVKKSEVETSAKVCEGPATATTLLNPELSIAEQIIADFAEYETDMYETKCSIRSYPDNFDELIITSPIASAAQQESTTEPGMAQVRLMNHRNNTNIELRLDSAPAGGGGGGASCSASSVAMAGPSAKPVSIVPPPRKSFVTRVDLQCGGSSPSVPMCDMSFTASSSTTALAPSISRSPLRRRFDLTDSSYVPNAQIAHQQSKLPLQQCVVNGANGANFQVTSEASGLEPDTDSAAKAYEFSEDNERCEKISAFRKRRLADKKYEFSEEPTSEENIEPFNRLRNQIRARVTAPGYSASHYHASYADLISTTHHLHRASPNHGFRSPCGSPVGNRYLRSPPGIRSPSYYRHRSPSSQGQPGCGSVVLVAGGTGGGGIAPGASAAAAAVGAPMKPMKRNVSIDPRDYIQILSPGNGIPAGSSGETGTPDIPKFFMDAVQKISAKRMANELLLLDESNNENNINGDNQLPIKRSGSVDASSGSSKTATEMPTCTKRIVKIYVEEDDANSVVTMEDDDCISPGYHASLPMEVHGSCYSKMQIISQASFDKLNCPAVVVTQNSFDMEVFSFHVANYICAQESKKYGILLDSAYELTHVCPLTETITCTTVLQFTANDIGNSKPKPCQNCSATIDCQTHRKIYQCRSLFTWCITTGEWMILDYGHLTSGPYLEVKKLASNYNYLLKKLRSFTAKLFTGEGQTEANRTYEYLHHLRVLDSDTKKAKRRLTDLDNMIELYLRRPRRGDDYSGSDSDSYGEEEDDEEEEEEEEEEEEEEEEEDEEDVENVDSSSDDW